One Amaranthus tricolor cultivar Red isolate AtriRed21 chromosome 1, ASM2621246v1, whole genome shotgun sequence DNA window includes the following coding sequences:
- the LOC130801087 gene encoding MAG2-interacting protein 2 isoform X1 codes for MEGSSMEEGTLSEILFETVDHASAPCFPNYPPRQVNNAANSGVLSLVSSIGLTQLKEKLSAYKQQPKKGKRLVSLFVSPKGERIAVCVGNHLTILWKDDDYQNPYGTFSNKNIEAFTHGGWSESHGVLGVVDDVDTLYFIKSNGEELMKIERRHHKVALPIVGLFVPSFKETKGSHMCTFSFLTSDGSLHHIEVSQDLNASLSSIQTWSDVKKQFSLHFFCLDYNVEHCLLALVGGPSNISMSTSSSTGSYTLSIWRWSKKSDLLQVSSLQFEGIYSKPKGFTGLIISPKVLISPNGKFIGTLDLRAHLNIFKLDVDCLSVSPLSHGETKSDFLEDIVDFTWWSDHICTIYKKGGATTMLDVISGKKLLENDSLFSMPVLENTKYFSGKVFVLDILVPRERHSSYDHLELNYIHDLEQYTVGNLDQVGISKLSWRLSSFSERSVPEMYDVLINSQNFQSALEFADRYKLNKDKVFKSQWLNSGQGSDEVQSFLSNVKDEAFVLGECVERVGHSEVAMRALLAYGLKLTNRYKFGEPESDLGEHVWDFRLTRLQLLQFMDRLETFLGINMGRFSVQEYSKFRVMPINEAAVKLAENGKIGALNLLFKRHPFSLSPHILKILSAIPETILVQTYCQLLPGRSPPSVTVLREKDWVECEDMLGYIRDLSEHDGRSALIRTEPVIKQLSGILWPSTDEILIWYRERAEEIDKLSGQLENSVSLIDYGCRRGMYELQQFADDVSYLQQIIYSEGNDDEMNCPISFIEWEHMSDYEKFKTILKGVKEENFIERLRIRAIPFMKKNLHLGGEHQRDESFLVRWLKEMAVQNNIDFCSLVIDEWCHDVQSGFFVDEMEAADCALQCIYLCSAMDMWNTMASIISKFRNARGTEIRSAGLEKRLKSAEGHIEAGRLLGLYQVPKPLGFFLKAHSDDKAVKQILRLILSKFARRQPGRSDNDWASMWRDLQCLQEKAFPFVDMEYLLIEFCRGLLKAGRFSLARNYLKGTGTISLPTDKAEALVIQTAREYFFSASSLSSPEIWRARDCLDLFPSSPSVRLEADVIDALTVKLPNLGVNILPLQYKQIKDPMEIVKMAITNQAGAYLNVDEIINVAKLLGLSSQEDISVVQEAIAREAAVAGDLQLAFDLCLVLARKGHGLVWDLCAAIAKGPAIENMDLSSRKQLLGFALCHCDDESIGDLLHAWKDLDMQDQLDSLMMLTGTPDFSVKGSSMNLASGHTVQSVLVGDISKHEENHLNNIKMIISKVAKDLPVANGTSWDDVLREDGKVLSFANLQLPWLVQLSCDSELVKHFDRVSVPGKQYLSVRIQVVTIILSWLARNGFAPRDDLISSLAKSIMEPPVTEEDDVLGCSFLLNLVDALHGVEVIEQQLNAREDYQEICSLMNVGMIYSLLHNSEVECKDPLQRRELIWRKFQEKISSEDLDKVEKAHSTFWRGWKLKLEEQMRVADHTKVLEELIPGVDTARFLSGDLQYMNSVVMSFIESVKLQRKPILKDVLKLADTYGLNRTEILLKFLACVLVSEAWSNEEIDAEILDFREEILHSATESIDIITSVVYPVIDGCNKARLAYVFAQISDCYLHLAGTQDLAESSIKLGQFYRVLGQECFDVSFITDLNFKNIVDVNFGSLNSDLFNHEICQHVNEFTVEALAKMVQALHSTITGASSKNIMFWQDVYKHHVQTLLKNLEYKAKKIRLENPESLLNLLSELEQTYDACRKYIRILDHQSALIIMNKFFNGVVPLHVFKEIMHLSLKDCLIVLLNFWVRLNADLVEIAENLERSTAVSLMICFKVFMKLVVDGKVSQSQGWEVVYFFVDSAATRPSVDYCSFCRSMVLSGCTFSSVEAVFSEAFSECSIDLSINPGTKGGVSCSPDVCNLYLNILESILSNLVHDNGERQKLHNLLSSISGLDGDLETLKRVRTAVWERIAKFSDNLQLPSHIRVYALEVLQYILGRKGKISTEQEDGIIPWESWDDWSATGKSSELTEEQVLQSQAEGTNRFKNTLVALKTTELAGSISSHLEISADDLQTVDSAVSCFTKFCGAADSHAHFEALLAVLGEWESLFLAEKTNETSVEVSGASDPGINWSDDWDEAWESFHDEEPVVDEYVKPSISIHPLHKCWMEILRKLVMLSRFDEVVKLIDQSLVRSDIVLITEDDAINLSNMLIDSDSFMALKASLLLPYRTLHLRCLDAVEKQLKQGDNLENIDMKFLILVLSSGIISSIISKSEFRATFSYTCYLVGVFSRQSQNALVSSIHQNMSCDDDESFNSTFRRVLFPCFVAELVKANQQILAGFLVTKYMHTNPSLCLLNVAEVGLRRYLQSHVQLLESHDSSSEATKPEILRQTLTNLEGKSKTLICSALSSLSNSS; via the exons ATGGAGGGTTCTTCTATGGAAGAAGGAACTTTGTCAGAAATTCTATTTGAAACTGTTGATCACGCTTCTGCTCCTTGTTTCCCCAATTACCCACCTCGCCAG GTAAATAATGCGGCCAATTCAGGTGTTCTTTCCTTGGTTTCAAGTATAG GTTTGACTCAGCTTAAAGAGAAATTGAGTGCATATAAACAACAACCCAAGAAAGGGAAGAGGTTGGTTTCATTATTTGTGTCTCCAAAAGGTGAACGGATTGCAGTCTGTGTTGGAAATCATTTAACAATTTTGTGGAAAGATGATGATTATCAGAACCCATATGGGACATTTAGTA ATAAAAATATTGAGGCATTCACTCATGGAGGATGGTCCGAATCTCATGGTGTACTTGGAGTTGTTGATGACGTGGACACATTATATTTTATCAAATCAAATGGTGAAGAGCTAATGAAAATAGAGCGCAGGCATCATAAAGTGGCATTGCCAATTGTGGGCCTTTTTGTGCCTAGTTTTAAAGAGACAAAGGGATCTCATAT GTGTACCTTTAGTTTTCTTACTTCTGATGGGTCTCTTCATCACATTGAGGTCAGCCAGGATCTCAACGCTTCTCTCTCCTCAATTCAAACCTGGAGTGACGTAAAGAAACAGTTTTCACTACATTTCTTCTGTTTAGACTACAATGTAGAACATTGCTTACTTGCTCTGGTTGGTGGGCCTAGCAATATTTCTATGTCTACTAGCAGTAGTACTG GATCTTATACTCTTTCTATATGGCGGTGGAGTAAGAAATCAGATTTGCTTCAAGTCAGTTCTTTGCAGTTCGAAGGCATTTATAGCAAACCAAAAGGCTTTACAGGCCTAATTATATCTCCAAAGGTGTTAATCTCACCGAATGGAAAATTTATTGGTACCTTAGATTTAAGAGCACACTTGAACATTTTTAAGCTCGATGTTGACTGCTTGTCTGTTTCTCCTCTTTCTCATGGAGAAACAAAAAGTGATTTTCTAGAAGATATAGTGGATTTCACTTGGTGGTCTGATCACATATGCACTATTTACAAGAAGGGAGGGGCTACAACCATGTTGGATGTCATTAGCGGTAAAAAGCTGCTAGAAAATGATTCCCTGTTTTCTATGCCTGTTCTGGAAAACACTAAATATTTTTCAGGCAAAGTATTTGTTTTAGATATTCTAGTGCCTAGGGAGAGACATAGTTCTTATGATCACTTAGAATTAAATTATATCCATGACTTGGAGCAGTATACCGTAGGGAACCTTGATCAAGTTGGTATATCAAAACTCTCATGGAGACTGTCATCATTTTCTGAGAGATCAGTTCCTGAAATGTATGATGTCCTAATCAACAGTCAGAATTTTCAGTCTGCTTTAGAATTTGCTGATCGATAtaaattgaacaaggataaagtATTTAAGTCTCAGTGGCTGAACTCTGGACAAGGTAGTGATGAGGTGCAATCTTTTCTGTCTAATGTGAAGGATGAAGCCTTTGTGCTTGGTGAATGTGTTGAGAGAGTTGGGCATAGTGAGGTTGCAATGAGGGCGTTACTTGCTTATGGACTTAAACTGACTAATCGCTACAAGTTTGGTGAACCTGAATCGGACTTAGGTGAGCATGTGTGGGATTTTCGTCTGACGAGACTTCAGTTGTTGCAGTTCATGGATAGGCTGGAGACATTCCTCGGAATAAACATGGGCAG GTTTTCTGTGCAGGAATACAGCAAATTCCGTGTTATGCCTATTAATGAAGCCGCTGTGAAGCTTGCTGAGAATGGAAAAATCGGAGCTTTAAACCTTCTGTTCAAGCGGCACCCATTCTCCTTGTCTCCTCATATTTTGAAAATACTGTCTGCTATACCTGAAACAATTCTAGTCCAAACATACTGTCAACTCCTTCCTGGAAGGTCTCCTCCTTCAGTCACTGTTCTTCGAGAAAAAGATTGGGTTGAATGTGAAGATATGCTAGGTTACATCAGAGACTTATCTGAGCATGACGGAAGATCTGCACTTATTAGAACTGAACCTGTTATTAAGCAACTCTCAGGGATTTTGTGGCCATCAACCGATGAGATTTTGATATGGTACAGGGAAAGGGCTGAAGAAATTGATAAACTTAGTGGACAATTAGAGAATAGTGTATCCTTAATTGACTATGGTTGCCGTAGGGGTATGTATGAGTTACAGCAGTTTGCTGATGATGTTTCATACTTGCAGCAGATTATTTATTCTGAAGGTAATGATGACGAGATGAACTGTCCTATCAGTTTTATTGAGTGGGAGCATATGTCTGATTATGAGAAATTCAAAACTATACTTAAGGGTGTGAAAGAAGAAAATTTTATTGAAAGGTTACGTATTCGTGCAATCCCCTTCATGAAGAAGAATCTTCATTTGGGAGGAGAACATCAGAGGGACGAATCATTTTTGGTTCGGTGGTTGAAGGAGATGGCTGTTCAgaataatattgatttttgctCCTTGGTCATTGATGAATGGTGTCATGATGTACAAAGTGGATTTTTTGTGGATGAGATGGAAGCAGCAGACTGTGCTTTGCAGTGCATATACTTGTGCAGTGCGATGGATATGTGGAATACAATGGCATCCATTATTTCAAAGTTTCGAAATGCCAGAG GTACTGAGATTCGTTCTGCAGGTCTTGAGAAAAGACTTAAATCAGCAGAGGGCCATATTGAAGCAGGCCGACTTTTGGGTCTTTATCAG GTTCCAAAGCCATTGGGTTTCTTTCTAAAGGCTCACAGTGATGATAAAGCTGTAAAACAAATTCTCCGCCTTATACTCTCAAAATTTGCACGGCGACAACCAGGCCGATCCGATAACGATTGGGCAAGCATGTGGCGTGATTTGCAGTGTTTGCAAGAAAAGGCCTTTCCCTTTGTAGATATGGAGTATTTGCTAATTGAATTTTGTAGGGGACTTCTTAAAGCTGGAAGATTTTCTCTCGCGAGGAACTACTTGAAGGGTACAGGAACAATCAGTTTGCCAACTGATAAGGCAGAAGCCCTTGTGATCCAAACAGCAAGAGAATATTTTTTCTCAGCATCAAGTCTATCTTCACCTGAG ATATGGAGGGCTAGGGACTGTCTTGATCTTTTTCCGAGCAGCCCCAGTGTTAGATTGGAGGCTGATGTTATTGATGCATTAACAGTCAAACTACCAAACCTCGGCGTTAATATTTTACCTCTTCAGTATAAGCAAATAAAGGATCCCATGGAAATTGTAAAGATGGCTATCACTAACCAGGCTGGAGCGTATCTGAATGTTGATGAAATCATCAATGTTGCCAAGCTTCTTGGATTAAGTTCTCAGGAAGATATATCTGTTGTTCAAGAAGCTATAGCACGAGAAGCTGCTGTTGCTGGTGATCTGCAGTTGGCTTTCGATCTATGCCTTGTTTTGGCGCGGAAAGGTCATGGTCTAGTTTGGGACCTTTGTGCTGCAATAGCTAAGGGTCCTGCAATTGAGAACATGGATTTAAGCTCTCGGAAGCAGCTTTTGGGCTTTGCTTTGTGCCATTGTGATGATGAATCCATTGGTGACCTGTTGCATGCATGGAAAGATCTAGATATGCAAGACCAACTTGACTCTTTAATGATGCTAACAGGCACTCCCGACTTTTCTGTTAAAGGTTCCTCGATGAATTTAGCTTCTGGCCATACTGTTCAATCTGTATTGGTTGGTGACATTTCTAAGCATGAAGAAAAtcatttaaataatattaagatGATAATTTCTAAGGTTGCCAAAGATCTTCCTGTGGCAAATGGAACCAGTTGGGATGACGTCCTACGAGAAGATGGGAAAGTCCTATCTTTTGCTAATCTGCAACTTCCATGGTTAGTCCAATTAAGTTGTGATTCAGAACTGGTAAAACATTTCGATCGTGTTTCGGTTCCCGGAAAACAATATCTTTCAGTGAGAATTCAAGTCGTAACAATTATCTTGTCCTGGTTAGCTAGAAATGGGTTTGCTCCCAGGGATGATTTGATTTCTTCTTTGGCTAAATCCATTATGGAACCACCAGTTACAGAGGAAGATGATGTCTTGGGTTGCTCTTTCCTTCTAAACCTCGTTGACGCTTTACATGGGGTTGAAGTTATTGAACAACAACTAAATGCAAGGGAAGATTACCAGGAGATTTGTAGTCTTATGAATGTAGGGATGATCTATAGTTTATTACACAATTCAGAAGTCGAATGCAAAGATCCACTTCAAAGGAGGGAGCTCATATGGAGAAAATTCCAGGAGAAGATTAGTTCAG AGGACCTCGATAAAGTTGAAAAAGCACATTCCACCTTTTGGAGAGGCTGGAAGCTGAAATTGGAAGAGCAAATGCGAGTGGCAGATCATACAAAGGTGTTGGAGGAACTAATCCCCGGGGTTGATACTGCACGCTTCTTATCTGGGGACTTGCAGTATATGAATAGTGTTGTAATGTCCTTCATCGAATCAGTGAAATTGCAAAGGAAACCTATCTTGAAAGACGTGTTGAAACTAGCAGACACCTATGGCTTAAATCGCACAGAG ATTTTGTTGAAGTTCCTggcttgtgttttggtttcggAGGCTTGGAGCAATGAGGAAATAGATGCTGAAATTCTAGATTTTAGAGAAGAAATTCTTCATTCTGCGACAGAGAGTATTGATATCATAACTTCTGTTGTGTATCCTGTGATTGATGGTTGCAATAAAGCTCGCCTTGCTTATGTTTTTGCACAGATATCAGATTGTTACCTGCATTTGGCCGGAACACAAGACCTAGCTGAGTCATCTATAAAGTTGGGGCAATTTTACCGGGTCCTTGGACAAGAATGCTTTGATGTCTCCTTCATTACCGATCTGAACTTCAAAAACATCGTCGATGTAAATTTTGGCAGCCTTAACTCTGATCTATTCAATCATGAAATTTGCCAGCATGTTAATGAATTCACAGTGGAAGCATTGGCCAAAATGGTACAAGCACTTCATAGTACTATAACCGGTGCATCTTCAAAGAATATTATGTTTTGGCAAGATGTGTATAAGCATCAtgttcaaactctgttgaagaATTTGGAGTACAAGGCTAAAAAGATTCGTCTCGAAAATCCCGAGAGCCTGCTGAACTTGCTAAGTGAACTTGAACAGACATATGATGCCTGCAGAAAGTATATTAGAATCTTGGATCATCAATCTGCCTTGATCATCATGAACAAATTCTTCAATGGAGTTGTCCCTTTGCATGTTTTTAAGGAGATTATGCATCTTTCTTTAAAGGACTGCCTTATTGTGCTTCTGAACTTCTGGGTTAGATTGAATGCTGATTTGGTGGAAATTGCCGAAAATCTGGAGAGGTCAACTGCAGTTTCTCTGATGATTTGCTTCAAAGTTTTCATGAAGTTAGTCGTGGACGGAAAAGTTTCACAAAGTCAAGGATGGGAAGTGGTGTATTTCTTTGTCGATAGTGCTGCAACTCGCCCATCCGTAGATTATTGTTCTTTCTGTAGGTCCATGGTCTTGTCTGGCTGCACGTTTAGCTCTGTGGAGGCGGTATTTTCCGAAGCTTTTTCAGAATGCTCAATTGACTTGAGTATAAACCCCGGCACTAAGGGTGGTGTTAGTTGTTCACCTGATGTTTGTAACTTATACCTTAACATACTAGAAAGTATTCTATCTAACTTGGTTCATGACAATGGGGAACGGCAAAAGTTACACAACTTGTTATCTTCCATTAGTGGATTGGATGGTGACCTGGAAACTCTAAAACGGGTTCGTACTGCCGTTTGGGAAAGAATAGCCAAGTTCTCTGATAACCTGCAGCTACCAAGTCATATAAGAGTTTATGCACTCGAGGTGTTGCAATATATTTTAGGTCGAAAAGGGAAGATCTCTACAGAGCAGGAAGACGGTATTATTCCGTGGGAAAGCTGGGATGATTGGAGCGCCACGGGTAAAAGTTCCGAACTTACAGAAGAGCAAGTTCTTCAAAGTCAAGCCGAGGGAACAAACCGATTTAAGAATACACTGGTTGCACTGAAAACGACTGAGCTTGCTGGTTCGATATCATCCCACTTGGAAATAAGTGCAGATGATCTTCAAACGGTTGATTCTGCAGTTTCTTGCTTTACAAAATTTTGTGGGGCGGCAGATTCACATGCTCATTTTGAGGCTCTTCTGGCCGTTTTAGGCGAGTGGGAATCCCTCTTTCTGGCTGAGAAAACAAACGAAACTTCTGTCGAAGTTTCTGGGGCATCTGATCCCGGTATCAACTGGAGTGATGACTGGGATGAGGCCTGGGAAAGCTTTCATGACGAGGAACCTGTTGTAGACGAGTACGTAAAGCCCTCCATCTCTATCCATCCTCTGCACAAATGCTGGATGGAGATCTTGCGGAAACTCGTCATGCTGTCACGATTTGATGAGGTTGTGAAATTAATCGACCAATCCTTGGTAAGATCTGACATCGTTTTGATTACTGAAGACGATGCAATTAACCTGAGCAACATGTTAATCGATTCTGATTCCTTCATGGCTCTAAAAGCCAGTTTATTACTCCCATACAGAACATTACATTTACGCTGCTTAGATGCAGTCGAAAAGCAGCTTAAACAAGGAGATAACCTGGAGAATATCGACATGAAATTCTTAATCCTCGTTTTGTCTTCTGGGATTATTTCCAGTATCATCTCGAAATCAGAATTCAGAGCTACATTCTCTTACACCTGTTACCTGGTGGGCGTTTTTTCACGACAATCTCAGAATGCCCTAGTGTCAAGCATACATCAGAATATGAGTTGTGACGACGACGAAAGCTTCAACTCAACGTTTAGACGAGTTTTGTTCCCTTGTTTTGTGGCGGAGTTGGTGAAGGCGAACCAGCAGATTCTAGCAGGATTTCTCGTGACTAAATATATGCACACAAACCCTTCTCTGTGCTTGTTAAATGTGGCCGAGGTTGGCCTCAGACGATATTTACAAAGCCATGTTCAGTTGCTCGAAAGTCACGACTCTTCCTCTGAAGCAACAAAGCCTGAAATACTACGGCAGACACTAACCAACTTGGAAGGGAAATCGAAGACCTTGATCTGTTCTGCGTTATCATCGCTTTCCAATAGTTCGTAG